In one window of Plectropomus leopardus isolate mb unplaced genomic scaffold, YSFRI_Pleo_2.0 unplaced_scaffold86228, whole genome shotgun sequence DNA:
- the LOC121940408 gene encoding origin recognition complex subunit 4-like, which translates to AVVGVTCRLDVLELLEKRVKSRFSHRQIHLLSNPTFAQYLRRVRTQLSLPDDFPDSQFAQDWNDGVKTLCEDKSVEDVLQRHFNSSKDFRSLHVLLVPLHFSTVTHCIRRPRRRQRTAITIIIRICFIFF; encoded by the exons GACGtcctggagctgctggagaagCGGGTGAAGTCGCGGTTTTCCCACCGTCAGATCCACCTGCTCAGCAACCCGACGTTCGCTCAATACCTGCGGAGAGTCCGGACGCAGCTCAGCCTCCCGGACGACTTCCCCGAcagccagtttgctcaagaCTGGAACGACGGCGTGAAG actCTGTGTGAGGACAAATCAGTGGAGGACGTCTTACAGAGACACTTTAACTCCAGCAAAGACTTCCGCTCGCTGCACGTGCTGCTGGTACCGCTTCACTTTTCTACCGTAACACACTGCATCCGACGACCACGGCGACGGCAGAGAACTGCAATTACAATAATCATtagaatatgttttatttttttc